Proteins from a single region of Octadecabacter arcticus 238:
- the flgC gene encoding flagellar basal body rod protein FlgC, producing MSDLKNVFDVAGRSMAAQMVRLNTVASNIANAGARASSSEEAYRPLRPVFQTFYEGGLRNAERATVDVLEVVALDREPQRVHEPGHPLADEEGFVYVASVDTNEEMVDMLEASRNYQNNLEVVTTLRTLMMRTVDMGKS from the coding sequence TGCGGGCCGGTCTATGGCTGCTCAGATGGTACGCCTGAATACCGTGGCCTCAAACATTGCCAATGCCGGTGCCCGCGCCAGTAGTTCAGAGGAAGCATATCGTCCGTTGCGCCCCGTTTTTCAGACCTTTTATGAGGGTGGCCTGCGCAATGCGGAGCGTGCGACAGTTGACGTGCTGGAGGTCGTTGCGTTGGATAGAGAACCTCAGCGTGTGCATGAGCCAGGGCATCCGCTCGCGGATGAGGAGGGGTTTGTCTATGTGGCATCCGTCGATACGAATGAAGAGATGGTCGATATGTTAGAGGCTAGTCGGAACTATCAAAACAACCTGGAAGTGGTCACCACGCTTCGCACACTCATGATGCGTACCGTGGACATGGGCAAATCGTAA
- a CDS encoding flagellar basal body P-ring protein FlgI has translation MMGNFRAAVFTVLLAMVIITANTASADRIKDLASLAGVRSNQLLGYGLVVGLSGTGDGDLGITLQSLQSMVSRFGMVAEQDGLDGSNAAVVIVTSELPAFIKPGQTLDVTVSTLGAAESLRGGTLLMTPLLGVDGETYALAQGNLVVGGLGVSAEDGSSLTVNVPTVGRVPQGATVEKMVENPFITGEYLVLNLHRADFSTAANVAEAINVVFGGDTAVPIDASSIRVRAPADPAQKVSFTSLIEQVEVQPGEPPAQVIVNSRTGTIVIGGNVQVTPAVITHGSLTVRIREDTELTPQSETIITDNALINTPAAPLETPNSEISINEPEARAFLFDPGVSLSDVVDSINAIGATPSDLVAILEALKVAGALRAQLIII, from the coding sequence ATGATGGGTAATTTTAGGGCTGCCGTCTTCACAGTGCTTCTTGCCATGGTTATCATTACAGCCAACACGGCTAGTGCTGATCGTATAAAAGATTTGGCCTCTCTTGCTGGTGTGCGAAGCAACCAATTGTTGGGTTACGGGTTAGTAGTTGGTTTGTCTGGAACCGGTGATGGGGACCTTGGTATTACGTTACAATCTCTCCAGTCTATGGTTTCCCGCTTTGGAATGGTGGCTGAGCAGGACGGGCTCGATGGTAGCAACGCCGCCGTCGTGATCGTGACGTCGGAATTGCCTGCTTTCATAAAACCGGGGCAGACATTGGACGTGACCGTGTCGACGCTGGGTGCTGCTGAATCCCTGCGAGGTGGCACTTTGTTGATGACGCCACTATTGGGTGTGGATGGGGAAACCTATGCGCTAGCCCAAGGCAATCTTGTCGTTGGTGGCCTTGGTGTGAGTGCTGAAGATGGCTCCTCCTTGACTGTCAATGTGCCAACAGTTGGTCGCGTTCCGCAGGGGGCTACTGTCGAGAAGATGGTTGAGAACCCGTTTATCACAGGGGAATACCTTGTCCTGAACTTGCATAGGGCAGACTTTTCTACGGCAGCAAATGTCGCTGAGGCGATCAATGTGGTGTTTGGTGGGGATACTGCGGTGCCGATCGATGCGTCTTCGATCCGCGTGCGTGCCCCAGCCGATCCAGCGCAAAAGGTGTCCTTCACCAGCCTGATTGAGCAGGTTGAGGTCCAGCCTGGGGAACCCCCTGCACAGGTGATTGTGAATTCCCGAACAGGAACAATCGTGATCGGTGGCAATGTGCAGGTGACGCCCGCTGTTATCACGCATGGTAGCCTGACCGTACGGATACGCGAAGACACAGAGCTCACACCTCAGTCGGAGACGATCATCACGGATAATGCGCTGATCAATACTCCGGCGGCCCCACTTGAAACGCCTAATAGCGAAATTTCCATAAACGAGCCGGAGGCGCGTGCGTTCTTGTTTGATCCGGGTGTCAGCCTCAGTGATGTGGTTGATTCTATTAACGCCATTGGTGCCACGCCCTCCGATCTGGTCGCAATCCTTGAGGCGCTGAAGGTAGCGGGAGCCTTGCGTGCTCAACTCATTATAATCTAA
- a CDS encoding flagellar hook-basal body complex protein, protein MDRNIHIALNSIRNISSELRVNAQNMANVNVPGFRADLAVTRQANFLDSFDQFKSRVYSQQADQALFSDEAGNLQNTGENMDVAIRGDGYFFIKPASGGDTALSRRGDMTFDAERFLTDGAGNRFLDTGLEPIQLPPTRRIVVAETGQIQMELLGTPEGTLVPGPIIGTTMAENILLSKSLDGHIRPINQDAFPDPDQRARISQGFLESSNVNTISALVQNIESQRNFELSVKFIALGKEVDEAGSRLMRMPG, encoded by the coding sequence ATGGACCGTAACATCCACATTGCTTTAAATAGTATACGCAACATCAGCAGTGAGCTGCGGGTGAACGCACAAAATATGGCTAATGTGAATGTGCCAGGTTTTCGTGCCGATTTGGCGGTAACCCGGCAAGCGAATTTTTTAGATTCCTTTGATCAGTTTAAATCGCGGGTTTACAGCCAGCAAGCCGACCAGGCTTTGTTTTCTGACGAGGCCGGCAATCTGCAAAACACTGGCGAAAATATGGACGTCGCAATCCGTGGAGACGGGTATTTTTTTATTAAACCCGCTAGCGGTGGAGACACAGCCCTGTCGCGGCGCGGCGATATGACGTTTGATGCTGAGCGCTTTCTGACTGATGGGGCGGGCAACCGTTTTCTCGATACTGGATTGGAGCCGATCCAGTTGCCGCCTACACGTCGTATTGTCGTGGCGGAAACAGGCCAGATACAGATGGAGTTATTAGGCACGCCAGAGGGAACCTTGGTGCCTGGTCCAATCATCGGTACGACGATGGCCGAAAACATCTTACTGAGTAAGTCGTTGGACGGGCATATCCGTCCCATAAATCAAGATGCCTTTCCCGATCCGGATCAAAGAGCCCGCATCTCTCAAGGTTTCCTTGAAAGCAGCAATGTGAACACCATAAGCGCATTGGTGCAGAACATCGAAAGCCAGCGAAATTTCGAGTTGAGTGTCAAATTTATAGCTCTGGGGAAAGAGGTCGATGAGGCAGGCTCCCGGCTCATGCGTATGCCGGGGTAA
- a CDS encoding flagellar hook-basal body complex protein, whose protein sequence is MSFYTALTGLNGAQSDIAATSNNIANVGTTGFKLSRAEFGDIFATSPLQNNASAIGSGAILKGVKQQFTQGNIASSLNALDMAISGQGFFSLKPSLTSSQVVYTRNGSFNVDNNRNVVDSSGQFLLTYPVNEDGSVTAKDLDSAVPLRLPVTSGDPQATSKVDLAVNLPASADVVTDNEKFVTGYTFDPNDSASFTNSTSFTIFDDLGNPTIATVYFIKTQRATAEDPTNKFETRLVINDEVVPPDLVPAVNDANEQIYIDQFGNQTTSVPDPSYFDTGRSSPLYKLDELRTRVPSEPAALSGIGSGFDFGEEGTREIEIVNDPLLFGATFEADPANQSVYWGRDFLLVNIDDGTRPVSIDIRAGKYNADQLAAEVERAINGAHDDARKVEIQKGVDDTISVQLYSDGETSVANSLAVNLLETSFVSTQAGIDVANLTSPNFDLDVFLAHAQARINDTLNSELADVVNSAVPNIGSNQFAKLTSTTKLTDPPALPQAFSFDYNTRDLGVVAVSNSSAHFDIQYSEGEFSVADIAGAAAETGKSLTISLEGKADLNISIPDSATSPTAGAVMTLIEAAISTLYSVQQSATTTGSYTITPGAAGTGITTLTPTSATLETATFDVFGVSTSISTTAGEAVADVAEKIKVAIEANDIKGVSVSISGSTLTIIGPVLVTDGDGAGADADTSVTYAVEQERNLVYTNFQNRPAVTVYDRVNAVSTDAGSVDYSSETDSLTIKMLSTAGLTAGDSIVLMGTDTTAGVLNGRSFSITAISGKTITIATGELGLPDSDITVTPTANSFIVLSDKSTSVEAYFEGAELSVDGSATSFNNQRIIMREMDTSRHAYSSSDIAGGIFGSFTARLSDSTSTNPSASDFGLTGATTAMAWVDELDPPIKVSYDAATQSIVFKVDHTALGPGGSISDLSGIKVSSGGSDSVNGIGLPGLNAATKVDITSATTVQGNPFIFDGATAGVGPERFGANVEYDRDTRAFTFESGTTGKEIRADKALGVTTNQAPSNIQVGRYEIDPLTGAAKTADGSIDLASRVLSTGGNNVMGVGFGMNVGFIAGTGLKSQAAQAVGAPANDPLNSEPIFLNAANNETTFNVSVNGVNAVIDVPGGNYIGSTLAELLQNRINQMRDPDTGQTIGGVTVRYRPDENNFVFTTGTTGDESTIRIKGPAKLGLDDVPLGIGTVPTIANLVQATNANGVPLFVDENGQIVESEPNNLVTDYFPLYLDEGELTFDKTGKLISPQGLTRYDSQSETFSISLDIDYSAASQLATPFVVNNLEQNGFTSGRLDGLSIDATGLLRANYTNGQNKPLGKLVLANFNNQNGLKQVGNATFVETSQSGGPIVGEAGTEGFGSIQSGALERSNVDITEELVNLITAQRNFQAAAKAIETSTQLTQTIIQIRS, encoded by the coding sequence ATGTCGTTTTACACAGCTTTGACCGGTCTAAACGGTGCCCAATCCGACATTGCGGCGACTTCTAATAACATTGCCAACGTTGGCACCACAGGCTTCAAACTTTCACGCGCCGAGTTTGGCGACATCTTCGCCACCTCGCCGCTGCAGAACAATGCATCTGCCATTGGTTCAGGTGCGATCCTGAAGGGGGTCAAGCAACAGTTTACCCAGGGTAACATCGCGTCCTCGCTGAACGCGCTGGACATGGCTATTTCCGGGCAAGGTTTTTTTAGTCTCAAGCCTAGTCTGACGTCTTCTCAGGTTGTCTATACGCGAAACGGTTCTTTTAACGTCGACAACAACCGAAATGTTGTGGACAGCTCCGGTCAGTTTTTGCTTACGTACCCAGTCAACGAAGACGGATCTGTAACGGCAAAAGACCTCGACAGTGCTGTGCCTCTCCGCCTGCCGGTGACATCCGGTGATCCACAGGCGACTTCCAAGGTCGATCTGGCAGTCAACCTTCCCGCAAGTGCTGATGTGGTTACTGATAATGAAAAATTTGTAACTGGGTACACTTTCGATCCAAACGATTCTGCAAGCTTTACAAATTCGACATCTTTCACAATTTTTGATGACCTCGGCAATCCGACTATCGCGACAGTTTATTTTATTAAGACGCAGCGAGCGACGGCGGAGGACCCGACGAATAAATTTGAAACCCGTCTTGTCATTAACGATGAGGTTGTGCCACCCGATCTTGTACCGGCTGTGAACGACGCAAATGAGCAGATTTATATTGATCAATTTGGCAACCAGACAACTTCTGTGCCAGATCCCAGCTATTTTGATACGGGTCGGAGTTCTCCGCTCTACAAGCTTGACGAGTTGCGCACGCGCGTTCCGTCGGAACCAGCCGCATTATCCGGAATAGGGAGTGGTTTCGACTTCGGTGAAGAAGGCACACGTGAAATTGAAATCGTCAATGATCCATTGCTGTTTGGTGCTACATTCGAAGCTGACCCTGCAAATCAAAGTGTGTATTGGGGGCGTGATTTCCTTTTGGTCAATATTGACGATGGGACTAGACCGGTCAGCATCGACATCCGTGCTGGTAAATACAACGCTGACCAGCTGGCCGCAGAAGTTGAGCGGGCTATTAATGGTGCTCATGATGACGCTCGTAAGGTTGAGATTCAAAAGGGCGTGGACGACACCATATCGGTGCAGCTGTATAGTGATGGTGAGACGTCGGTTGCTAACAGCCTTGCAGTTAATCTGCTGGAGACATCTTTTGTGTCGACGCAAGCCGGCATTGACGTGGCCAACCTAACGTCCCCTAATTTCGATCTAGACGTCTTCTTGGCACATGCGCAGGCTCGTATTAATGATACGCTGAACAGTGAATTGGCAGATGTGGTAAATTCTGCTGTGCCGAATATCGGCAGCAACCAGTTCGCAAAGCTAACATCGACGACAAAGCTTACCGATCCGCCTGCATTGCCGCAGGCGTTCAGCTTTGATTATAACACCCGAGACTTGGGAGTAGTGGCAGTGAGCAACTCCTCTGCTCACTTTGACATTCAATACTCAGAAGGAGAGTTCTCGGTTGCTGACATCGCTGGTGCGGCCGCCGAAACTGGGAAGTCACTGACAATTTCGCTTGAAGGCAAAGCAGATCTGAATATTTCTATTCCCGATAGTGCCACATCCCCCACGGCTGGGGCGGTCATGACTTTGATTGAGGCGGCGATATCCACTTTGTATTCGGTTCAACAATCAGCAACTACAACTGGTAGCTATACTATAACTCCGGGTGCCGCAGGAACTGGAATTACAACGCTCACGCCTACATCGGCAACTCTTGAAACAGCTACTTTCGACGTGTTTGGAGTGTCTACAAGTATATCAACAACCGCTGGTGAAGCCGTCGCCGATGTGGCGGAGAAAATTAAAGTGGCTATCGAGGCCAACGATATCAAAGGTGTTTCGGTCAGCATCTCTGGTTCCACACTGACAATTATTGGTCCAGTACTGGTCACTGATGGTGATGGTGCTGGTGCTGATGCTGACACTTCGGTGACCTACGCTGTTGAACAAGAGCGAAATTTAGTTTATACAAACTTTCAAAATCGTCCAGCAGTTACGGTCTATGATCGCGTTAATGCGGTGTCCACTGATGCAGGTTCTGTCGATTATTCCTCTGAAACCGATAGTCTTACGATCAAAATGCTATCCACAGCGGGGTTGACTGCAGGCGACAGCATTGTCCTGATGGGCACTGATACTACTGCAGGCGTTTTGAATGGTCGTTCTTTTTCTATTACGGCCATCAGCGGGAAAACAATTACAATTGCGACGGGTGAGCTTGGCTTGCCGGATTCTGATATTACGGTCACTCCAACTGCGAATTCGTTTATTGTCCTGTCGGACAAGTCGACCAGCGTTGAAGCTTATTTTGAGGGCGCTGAATTAAGTGTTGATGGCTCGGCAACCAGTTTCAACAATCAACGGATTATTATGCGCGAAATGGATACGTCGCGACATGCCTACTCCAGCAGTGATATTGCAGGCGGTATTTTTGGATCCTTTACGGCGAGGTTGTCGGACAGCACCAGTACCAACCCGTCGGCTAGTGACTTTGGTCTTACTGGCGCAACCACGGCGATGGCATGGGTTGACGAACTGGACCCGCCGATCAAGGTGAGTTACGACGCTGCAACACAGAGCATCGTGTTCAAAGTGGATCATACTGCGCTTGGGCCGGGTGGATCGATTAGCGATTTGTCTGGGATTAAGGTTTCATCCGGGGGTTCAGACAGCGTCAATGGCATTGGCTTGCCAGGGTTGAACGCTGCAACGAAAGTCGATATCACCAGTGCGACGACCGTCCAAGGCAATCCGTTTATTTTTGACGGTGCAACTGCGGGAGTTGGCCCTGAGCGTTTTGGTGCCAATGTGGAATATGATCGCGACACAAGGGCTTTCACATTTGAAAGTGGTACAACGGGTAAAGAGATCCGGGCTGATAAGGCACTGGGTGTGACGACCAACCAGGCCCCTTCCAATATTCAGGTGGGGCGGTATGAAATCGACCCTCTGACTGGCGCAGCCAAAACTGCAGATGGCTCGATTGATCTGGCCTCTCGCGTGCTGTCTACCGGCGGAAATAATGTGATGGGTGTTGGTTTCGGCATGAACGTCGGTTTTATTGCAGGCACAGGTTTGAAATCACAGGCGGCCCAAGCGGTAGGGGCACCAGCCAACGATCCGCTCAATTCTGAACCTATTTTTCTTAATGCAGCTAATAATGAGACGACATTCAACGTGTCTGTAAACGGTGTGAACGCCGTAATCGATGTACCTGGAGGCAATTATATTGGCTCCACATTGGCTGAACTGCTGCAGAACCGTATCAACCAAATGCGGGATCCTGACACTGGCCAGACCATTGGGGGTGTCACGGTTCGCTACCGGCCAGACGAAAACAACTTTGTCTTCACTACAGGCACAACTGGAGATGAATCGACCATCCGTATTAAAGGGCCCGCGAAGCTAGGCCTTGACGATGTTCCTCTGGGCATTGGTACTGTCCCGACAATCGCCAATCTTGTTCAGGCAACCAATGCAAACGGTGTCCCACTCTTTGTGGATGAAAATGGCCAGATCGTGGAGTCAGAGCCAAATAATCTGGTGACTGATTACTTCCCGCTTTATCTTGACGAAGGCGAACTGACGTTTGACAAAACTGGCAAACTGATCAGTCCGCAGGGGCTTACACGCTACGATTCTCAGAGTGAGACGTTCTCTATCTCGCTGGATATCGATTACAGTGCGGCCTCGCAGCTCGCGACACCTTTCGTAGTCAATAACCTTGAGCAGAATGGTTTCACCTCTGGCCGTCTGGATGGTCTGAGTATTGACGCGACGGGACTGTTGCGTGCCAATTACACCAACGGTCAGAACAAACCTCTGGGCAAACTCGTCTTGGCGAACTTCAACAACCAGAATGGCTTGAAGCAGGTCGGCAATGCCACATTCGTTGAAACATCCCAATCTGGGGGCCCAATTGTTGGAGAGGCTGGCACTGAAGGTTTCGGTTCAATTCAATCAGGTGCGTTGGAGCGATCGAACGTCGACATCACCGAGGAATTGGTGAATTTAATTACGGCGCAGCGGAACTTTCAAGCAGCGGCTAAAGCCATTGAAACCTCTACACAGTTAACACAGACAATCATCCAGATCCGGAGCTAA
- the flgG gene encoding flagellar basal-body rod protein FlgG, with amino-acid sequence MSNAMHVAKTGLNAQQTRMQVIANNLSNLNTVGFKSDRINFESLLYQVKRAGGDQTSEGTALNSSLALGTGVRVVSTQKLYSQGGMINTDNSFDLAIDGQGFFQVLMPDGRVGYTRNGAFSRSADGTLTTASGYVVQPEIQIPAEALDVNISQDGIVSVLSAGQDEPQEVGQLTLAAFANPRGLQPIGESFLVETTASGAPTVAAPLEQGVGKLTQGALEASNVNVVQQLVEMIETQRAYEVSSKAITASDEMMRYISNNL; translated from the coding sequence ATGTCCAATGCCATGCACGTTGCAAAAACTGGTCTGAATGCACAACAAACGCGTATGCAGGTCATTGCCAACAATTTGTCTAACTTGAACACGGTCGGCTTTAAGAGCGATCGGATCAATTTTGAAAGCTTACTCTATCAAGTCAAGCGGGCTGGTGGAGATCAGACATCTGAAGGTACCGCTCTGAACTCGTCCCTGGCGCTTGGAACCGGTGTTCGCGTGGTGAGTACGCAAAAGCTCTATTCTCAAGGGGGCATGATTAACACGGATAATTCGTTTGATCTTGCGATTGATGGACAGGGCTTCTTCCAAGTGCTGATGCCCGATGGACGTGTCGGTTATACTCGTAATGGTGCGTTTTCTCGCAGCGCCGATGGCACGCTGACCACGGCCAGTGGCTATGTGGTGCAGCCTGAAATTCAAATTCCTGCCGAGGCACTTGACGTCAATATTTCGCAGGATGGTATCGTGTCTGTTCTCAGCGCGGGACAAGACGAACCTCAGGAGGTTGGACAGCTGACGCTTGCCGCTTTTGCCAACCCGCGCGGATTGCAGCCCATTGGTGAGAGTTTTTTGGTTGAGACTACGGCCAGTGGTGCTCCGACGGTTGCAGCACCCCTGGAACAGGGTGTGGGTAAATTGACCCAAGGGGCGTTGGAGGCATCTAACGTCAACGTCGTGCAGCAGCTTGTAGAGATGATCGAGACTCAGCGGGCCTATGAGGTAAGCTCTAAGGCGATCACCGCTTCCGACGAGATGATGCGATACATCTCGAATAATTTGTAG
- a CDS encoding rod-binding protein: MSTISSTALQLAVGPAAIGEKAQPIERQKTTETRAQLEEVAEKFEALFVKTILSSARSAKLSDPLLNSEGQKTFNSMLDTEYADALAQHEALGIAEALVRQFQDRVVDGDTE; encoded by the coding sequence ATGAGCACAATTAGTTCTACGGCTCTCCAATTGGCGGTTGGGCCCGCTGCGATAGGGGAAAAGGCTCAACCAATCGAGCGGCAAAAAACAACAGAAACCCGAGCGCAGCTGGAAGAGGTGGCGGAGAAATTCGAAGCCCTGTTTGTCAAAACGATCCTGTCGAGCGCCCGTTCTGCAAAATTGTCTGACCCACTCCTAAATAGCGAGGGTCAAAAGACGTTTAACTCTATGTTAGACACTGAATATGCAGATGCGCTTGCGCAGCATGAAGCGCTCGGCATAGCCGAAGCACTTGTACGCCAGTTTCAGGACAGGGTAGTTGACGGGGATACAGAATAA
- a CDS encoding flagellar hook assembly protein FlgD, which produces MDVDNKSLSAQNALLSKLGISTTSAKTAEPKSELGQSEFLRLMTTQLQNQDPFAPMDNGDFIAQMAQFSSVAGISEMSETMSDISEQIGQFSVASSVNMLGHSVLIPGNIARADDNGEIHGMLELERASVDTRVEFLDAQSGESLHTLSLGGRASGLSGFEWTDLPETYRDGTRSVRMDVSVTYAGGEGPESLIPNVFAEVIGASSSAANGAAMLEVEDYGDVSAAEVLRFRL; this is translated from the coding sequence ATGGACGTCGATAACAAGAGCCTAAGCGCACAGAATGCGCTGTTGTCCAAGCTGGGGATCAGTACTACCAGTGCGAAGACTGCAGAGCCGAAGAGTGAGCTTGGACAGTCGGAATTTCTGCGCTTGATGACTACGCAATTGCAAAACCAAGACCCATTCGCACCCATGGATAATGGTGATTTTATTGCCCAAATGGCGCAGTTTTCTTCAGTTGCTGGTATCAGTGAGATGAGCGAGACGATGTCGGATATCTCGGAGCAGATAGGTCAGTTTAGCGTCGCTTCCTCGGTCAACATGCTGGGGCATTCTGTTCTGATCCCGGGCAACATTGCTCGGGCGGACGACAATGGTGAAATCCATGGCATGCTTGAGCTTGAGCGCGCGTCTGTTGATACGCGCGTCGAATTCTTGGATGCCCAATCTGGTGAAAGCCTACACACGCTTAGTCTTGGGGGCCGTGCGAGTGGTCTGTCTGGGTTCGAATGGACGGACCTACCTGAGACCTATCGTGATGGCACCCGCAGTGTCCGTATGGATGTGTCGGTCACCTACGCTGGTGGAGAAGGGCCCGAGAGCCTGATACCGAATGTATTCGCGGAGGTGATCGGCGCTTCCTCATCCGCTGCCAATGGCGCAGCCATGCTTGAAGTTGAAGATTACGGCGACGTGAGCGCCGCGGAAGTTTTACGTTTCCGCCTTTAA
- a CDS encoding flagellar basal body L-ring protein FlgH, which yields MIRVVAIFFMSTLTGCSTYVENEASAEFQPVLPQENSDMRPTGGSIYLPGVAGLFAVEKRASKVGDVLTVALNESFQATKSQSASAAKTESTAAELPGFLDFIVDPSFGSEQAFAGSGAAEQSNSFTGLVTVSVVQVFQNGNLQLLGQKKLTLNNGDEYVRVSGIVRQDDISPRNVVNSNRLANAEITYIGAGDVADTAKRGLFPRLLSAINPV from the coding sequence ATGATCCGTGTGGTCGCAATCTTTTTTATGTCAACTTTGACTGGCTGTTCGACATATGTCGAGAATGAGGCGAGTGCGGAATTTCAACCTGTCCTTCCCCAAGAAAACAGTGACATGCGACCAACAGGTGGCAGTATTTACCTTCCTGGGGTAGCGGGATTGTTTGCGGTTGAGAAGAGAGCCTCCAAGGTTGGTGATGTGTTGACGGTTGCATTGAACGAGTCCTTTCAAGCGACAAAGTCGCAAAGCGCTTCCGCTGCGAAAACGGAAAGTACAGCGGCCGAGCTCCCAGGTTTTCTTGATTTTATAGTGGATCCTTCCTTTGGGTCAGAGCAAGCCTTCGCAGGGTCTGGTGCTGCGGAACAATCCAATTCCTTTACAGGGCTTGTTACGGTCAGCGTCGTGCAGGTGTTCCAGAACGGAAATCTTCAGCTGCTTGGGCAAAAGAAGCTGACGCTTAACAATGGTGACGAGTATGTCCGGGTCAGTGGGATTGTGCGCCAAGACGATATCAGCCCTCGTAATGTGGTGAATTCCAACCGGCTTGCCAATGCGGAGATCACTTACATTGGAGCAGGGGATGTTGCGGATACGGCTAAGCGCGGTCTATTCCCGCGCCTGCTCTCCGCCATCAATCCGGTTTAA